From Acidianus brierleyi:
GAGGAAATAAAAGTTAAATATGCGCAGCCTCCGCCTAGAAAGCAAGCTCCTCAAAAAGAGACTCATGAAAGAAGAGATCATGAAAAAGGTAGAGGTAGGAGAGAGAGAAAAGGTAAAAAGGGTAAAAACTATAGGAGGTAATGAAAAATGTCTGAATCTATAAAAACTATTAAAGAAACTAAAATGGAAAACGTATTTGAGTGCATCTATGTTGATGGGACAACAAGGCTGTGTACCAAGAACTTTGCACCTGGTTTTTCAGTATATGGAGAAAGATTAGTTAAATATGAAGGAATTGAATATAGAGAATGGAACGCATTTAGAAGCAAATTGGCAGGTGCTATTCTTAAAGGATTAAAACATAATCCAGTAAAAAAGGGCACGAAAGTTCTTTATTTGGGTGCGGCTTCTGGTACAACGCCCAGTCATGTTTCCGATATAGTAGAAAACGAGGGTAAAGTATACGGTGTAGAATTTTCAGCAAGAGTAGTCAGAGAATTAATATTAGTAGCGCAGCATAGATCAAATCTATTTCCAATTCTTGCTGATGCTAGATTTCCTCAAAGCTATAAGTTACTTATAGAAGATCCTGATGTATTATATGTAGACATAGCGCAGCCTGATCAAACTGATATAGCGATATATAATGCTAAATTCTTCTTAAAAGATAACGGATATTTACTTTTGGCAGTAAAAGCTAGAAGTATAGATGTTACCAAAGAACCAGAAGAGATTTTCAAGACAGAAGCAGAAAAGCTTAGGAATTCTAATTTCGAGGTAGAGCAAATAATTAACTTAGATCCTTATGATAAAGATCATGCTATGATATTAGCCAAATTCAAAGGCTAGATAATGTTAGATAAAATAATCGATCTTGGGTTTAAAGATATTCTATCTTCTTTACCATCAGAGTT
This genomic window contains:
- a CDS encoding fibrillarin-like rRNA/tRNA 2'-O-methyltransferase, producing MSESIKTIKETKMENVFECIYVDGTTRLCTKNFAPGFSVYGERLVKYEGIEYREWNAFRSKLAGAILKGLKHNPVKKGTKVLYLGAASGTTPSHVSDIVENEGKVYGVEFSARVVRELILVAQHRSNLFPILADARFPQSYKLLIEDPDVLYVDIAQPDQTDIAIYNAKFFLKDNGYLLLAVKARSIDVTKEPEEIFKTEAEKLRNSNFEVEQIINLDPYDKDHAMILAKFKG